One segment of Asterias rubens chromosome 2, eAstRub1.3, whole genome shotgun sequence DNA contains the following:
- the LOC117307411 gene encoding monocarboxylate transporter 12-like, whose translation MSNSRGRRTSKPVGKDSDLPDGGWGYVIVVAVFIVYFLQAALTRCAGVLYTSWQIDFNSSAAETGAIVSIMSSSSFFAAVMASVVVNRLGCRFAWMCGGFLMFAALVLSFWATDIFQMYLIGAVTGLGIALCFTAAGVASAQYFNKYFAIVSGFTSSGIGLELSIVYIVYVVYIVPMALDYGFEPLDATYLLSVMGFESLGGRAISGFLIRPNVSAEAVFGFSQLLCTIGVLCMQAEGGGGLVTSACFMGIGTGMCSAVSYVLLRKIVGLHNFASAIGISDLFGGIGDLAGPIFAGWMYEELGSLVVVFYVLAGLQFIATLQIFLMPLLKKLEPGIEDDDGQTHPVQE comes from the exons ATGTCTAACTCGAGAGGTAGACGAACATCGAAGCCAGTGGGCAAAGACAGCGACCTACCAGACGGAGGGTGGGGCTATGTCATCGTCGTGGCGGTCTTTATCGTGTACTTCTTACAGGCCGCACTGACGAGATGTGCAGGGGTACTTTACACAAGCTGGCAAATTGACTTCAACTCCAGTGCTGCTGAGACCGGGGCAATAGTCAGCATTATGTCCTCATCTTCATTTTTTGCAG CTGTTATGGCTAGTGTGGTTGTGAATCGCCTGGGATGTCGATTTGCATGGATGTGTGGCGGTTTTCTGATGTTTGCTGCACTCGTTTTGAGCTTTTGGGCCACGGATATATTTCAAATGTATTTGATAGGCGCTGTCACCG GACTTGGTATCGCATTATGTTTCACAGCCGCTGGGGTTGCTTCTGCGCAGTACTTCAATAAGTACTTTGCCATAGTCAGTGGCTTCACGTCTTCTGGAATTGGTTTGG AGTTATCAATCGTTTATATCGTTTATGTGGTGTACATCGTGCCCATGGCTTTGGACTATGGTTTCGAGCCATTGGATGCTACATATCTTCTTAGTGTTATGGGCTTTGAAAGTCTTGGGGGTCGGGCCATAAGTGGCTTTCTTATCAGACCGAATGTATCAGCTGAAGCCGTGTTCGGTTTTTCCCAGTTGCTATGCACTATCGGAGTACTCTGCATGCAGGCGGAGGGAGGCGGGGGACTGGTGACCTCAGCGTGTTTCATGGGCATCGGCACAGGGATGTGCAGTGCAGTCAGTTATGTCCTTCTTCGCAAAATTGTTGGCCTTCACAACTTCGCATCTGCGATTGGGATATCCGATTTGTTTGGAGGCATAGGTGATCTGGCAGGGCCAATTTTTGCAG GTTGGATGTACGAAGAATTGGGGAGTTTAGTGGTGGTGTTCTACGTCTTGGCGGGCTTGCAATTCATAGCAACTCTGCAGATATTCTTGAtgcctctgttgaaaaaactcGAACCTGGGATAGAGGATGATGACGGACAAACTCACCCGGTTCaggaatag